AGTTTCTGCTATGCTACACTTAGTTAAAACCTTTACAAAAGGGAGTTATTGATATGCTTGGAGCGAGACAAGGAATCATCGTCTATTTACATACATTAAAGCAAGCCAAAATGCTTAGGAAATTTGGAAATATCCATTATGTTTCGAAAAAATTGAAATATGTGGTCCTTTATACGAATATGAACGAAGTGGAACCGCTTGTGGAAAAGCTGAATAACTATTCGTTCGTAAAAAAAGTCGACCTTTCTTATAAGCCCTTTCTGAAGATGGAATTCGAAAACTCCAAACCGGATAAGGCGAAGGAATACGATTATAAGATGGGAATCTGAAAAAAACTGACTCAGCAAGAGTCAGTTTTTTTAGCCCAATGGCGGAAGGTACCTATTCATTCGCAAAATGCCGATTAAGTGTTGGTAGTAAAGTTCGGTTTCTGCAAAAAGCACAGAGGGTTTCACATCGATTTCAATGATGGGCTTATCCAGTTCTTCAGCCAGGTTTTCAAAAGTCTCATAGCGTTTATTTTTGGTTATATGAGGGTTAGGTATACCTTCACGGCAAATATAAAGCGGCTGGAACTTACCTGGATCCGTAGGCTGCATGACGATGGCTATGGAGGTTACCTTTTTATCGTTTATGGTAGTATGCAGGGCCAATAGCCTGATGACACGATGTTTCTGGTTACGACCTACCTCAAGCAGTTCATATATATCAGAAAGTCCTTGTCCGAGTTCAATAAAACGTTGAATCAATTAAACCTCTCCTAACTAACTTATTATTCATTACTTTATCATTTTCCCTCATAAAAGAGAAGGACAACTTCATGTTTGTATCATGACAAAGCTTCACGGGTTTATGTGGTAAAAAAAAAAGCCCTGCAAAATATTTGCAGGGTCCTTCTATGTCTAACTATGGACCAGAAGGCAAAGGGAGAGGAGAAACCGGAGGAAGAACTTATGGGGAAACGTAAGCCTTCTCCGCGGTTGGCAACAACACCTAAAAAGGAATGTTGTTATTCTTATTATGACCAAAAAACGTTAACTTATTCAAAACGTATAATATTTGAAGGAAAATGATTGTCTTTCTTCCTTCGTAGAAAACATGAGCGGATTCCGGACTCATACTGAAGGAATTGCATTAAATATTGGCTTGCTTTTTCTAATATGTTAGGATAGGAAAGTAACAGAAATTTGTCAAAAAATGTGGTGAGAATGATGAGGGTCGTTTCCGGAACTTGCAAAGGAAGACCACTTAAGGCTGTACCGGGTACAGGAACCCGGCCGACTACGGATAAAGTGAAGGAATCCATTTTTAATATGATTGGACCTTATTTCGAAGGGGGATTAGTCCTCGATTTATTTGCTGGCAGCGGCGGCCTTGGAATTGAAGCGTTAAGCAGGGGCATGGATAAAGCCATATTCGTCGATCGGGATTACAAAGCAAATCAAACGGTTAAGACCAATTTGGAACTATGTAAGTTTTCAGACCGTGCAGAAGTTTATAAAAATGATTCTGAGCGTGCCTTGAAAGCTTTGGTCAAGAGGGAAATGGCGTTTGAGTTAATTTTTCTTGATCCGCCGTATAAGAAACAAAAGCTAATGGAAATTGTTGAAGAAATACATAAACACCGATTACTGAGTGATAATGGATATATTGTTTGTGAACATGGCCATGATGTTACATTGCCGGAAAGTGTTGGAAGCTTTACGGTTAGGCGAAAAGAAGTTTATGGCGTCATCGCTGTTACGATTTATCAATGGGGAAATGTACACGAACAGGGGGAACTATGAATGTCCAAAATAGCGATTTGTCCAGGGAGTTTTGATCCAATAACGTTCGGCCATCTTGATATCATTCAAAGGGGAGCGAATGTTTTTGATGAGGTATATGTCGTCATCGTGAATAACTCAGCGAAAAATTCACTTTTTTCAGTGGAAGAGCGGCTGGAATTAATTACGGAGGCAACGAAACATATGCCGAATGTTAAAGTGGATTTCTATCAAGGATTGACAGTCGACTATGCTGAAAGCGTTTCTGCAAACGCCATCATCAGGGGATTAAGGGCGACTTCCGATTTTGAATACGAAATGCAGGGAACTTCAATGAACCGGTTTCTTAACAGTAGAATTGAATCATTCTTTATCATGACGAAAAATCAATATTCTTTCCTGAGTTCAAGTATTGTTAAAGAGGTCGCGAAATATGGAGGAGATATCTCCGAACTAGTTCCTCCTGTTGTCCAGGAAGCCCTGTCGAAAAAGTATGCACAACAGAAAGGATAGAAAAAAGAGCATTGCCACCGCGCAATGCTTTTTTTTCTATTTATGTTATGGAAGTCCTTTGAATATCCTTTTCGTGAATATGATGATGTAAAGGATGAGAAACATGAGGGTGAGGAGCGGGCCGAAATCAATCATATATTGATAAAGTGAGCCTGCCTGTTCGCCTGTGCCGCTGACTGGAAAAGCTTGTACCGTGCTGCCGCTTCCCTTATTGCCTTTATAGAATGGTACCCAAAGCAAAACGGTGATCATCGATGCCAGAAAGCCATGCGCAATCCTTGCGAAGAAAAACGGCAAGAAACGTATGTCAGTTGATGCTATTATACTCGCAACCTGTGCCTGGATGCTGAATCCGTTGAAAGCAAGAATGAAGCTGGTCATCACTGTTTGCTGGAAAAGACTCGCATTTTCCACGGCACTGGTCAATTTTGAACCAAGCGTCATTTCAAACATTCCCGAAATGAACGGGAGACTTAGGGAATCCGGGAAATTGTAAATATGTAAAACCCCTCCGACCCACGATGCGAGCAATCCGGTAATGTTCATATGAAATAAAAGCTTGTTGACTACTGAAAAGAGAATGATGAATCCCCCGATCATTAATAAGGTTTGAATGGAAGATAGTACTGCATCTCCAAGCAAACTGCCAAAGGGTCTTGTTTCCTTTATCCGGGTTCGGTGCATCTGGCTAAAGGCTTGTCTAATGGAAGGGAGCTTGGGCATGGCTTTAGTATGGGATTTTTCCTCTTTCCGCCGGTAAAAACGCATGATGATGCCTACACAAAAATTTCCTAGGTAGTGGGATAGTGCAAGGATGATCCCTAAATGAGGATTATGGAAAAAGCCAACGGCAACGGCAACGAACAGAAACAACGGATTGGATGAATTAGTGAAACAAACGAGTCTTTCAGCTTCAATGCGGGTCAATTGTCCCTCCTGGCGAAGCCTTACAGTGAATTTTGCACCAGCAGGGAACCCTGAGGCAAGTCCCATTGCCCAGACGAACCCGCCCACTCCGGGTACACGGAATAACGGGCGCATGAATGGTTCGAGCAAGACTCCGATAAACTTTACTACCCCAAAACTGATCAATAACTCCGAGAAAATCAAGAATGGCAGAAGTGAAGGGAAAACGATTTTCCACCACATATTCAGCCCGCCTGTGGAAGCTTCAAAGGATTCTTGGGGGAAGATGATCAAGCCGACTGCCATCATCGTGACGGAGGTAGCCAGCAGTATTGTTTTCGATTTTGATTTAAGCAAAATTCAGCCTCCTTTTGAAGGTTACTAAATAAGGGCAGTCCGTTTCGTATATAATAAAATATGAACTTTCTTTTCTCGAAATGAAGGGTGTAGAAGTAAGTGAACCATATGCACATGTCCATATGGGCAAAATTGTTCAATGTAGATCCTGACCCCTTTAAAACACACGGTACATACATTTCCCCGTCAAGCTTGTTTCACTGTCAATATAAATAATATGCTTCTATAAATCCGTTTAAGACCATAACTTTGAATGAGTTGTATTTTCAATATTTTTCAACAGGGGGGATTATCTTTGTCGGAACCGAAGGTCGGGCTTGCTCTTGGATCGGGAGGAGCAAGGGGGTTTGCGCATATTGGAGTGATAAAGGTGTTACAGCAAGAAGGTATTCCAATCGACATGATTGCCGGCAGCAGCATGGGGGCGATGGTAGCGGCCTTTTATGGAGCCGGTTCGGATATTGAACGGCTGTATAAGCTGTCTCGTGCATTTAAAAGGAAGTACTATTTGGATTTTACCATTCCTAAAATGGGCTTCATTTCCGGTAAACGCACTAAGGAATTGATCAGGGTATTTACATATGGAAAGAATTTCGAAGAACTGGATATTCCTGTGGCTGTAGTCGCCACTGATATAAAAACGGGTGATAAGGTCATTTTTCAGGAAGGTCCCATCGCTCCTGCAGTCAGGGCAAGCATTTCGATTCCTGGGATATTCATACCCGAAAAAATAGGCAAACGCCTGCTTGTTGATGGCGGGGTCGTTGATAGGGTTCCTGTTTCTGTCGTGAAGGAGATGGGGGCAGATATCATAATCGGAGTGGATGTCGCTCATGTAAAACAGGATATGGAGATAAACTCCATCTATGATGTTATTATGCAAAGCCTCGATATCCTGCAAATGGAGCTTGTGAAAAGCAGGGAGTTTGCTTCAGACATCATGATACGTCCAAGGGTGGAGAAATACAGCTCTAAATCATTTACAAACGTACAGGAAATAATTAGTATTGGAGAAGAAGCGGCAAGAGGGAAAATCGATCAAATAAAACAAAGCATTGCTACTTGGAAGGAGTCTTTTGAAGATGAACCGTAAAATGTATGTACGCACTTTCCTGGTGGTTGCTATTCTTCTCATAGCATCAGCACTTTATTCCCTACCTTTTTATGTATCCAAACCAGGAATGGCGAAGGAATTGGAGCCGATTATAGAGGTTTCAGGCGGGGATGAAGCGAAAGGGAGCTTTATGTTGACCACGGTAAGGATGGGGCGGGCAAATATTTATTCCTATTTGCTGGCAAAGTGGAGCAAATATCAGGAGCTTTATCCGGAAAACGCGATCAGGAGCGCAGATGAAACGGATGAAGAATATAATATTAGGCAATTACACTTAATGGATGGTTCTAAAAACAATGCCATAAAGATCGCATATGAAAAAGCAGGAAAAGAAGTCGATTATGAATATTTGGGTGTATATGTTTTGGACGTGCTTGAGGGAATGCCTGCTGCGAAGGAACTGAAAGCAGGCGACCAAATCATTCAGGTCGATGATGTGAAATTCAGGTCTGCACAAGAATTCATGGGCTACATTAACGGGAAGAAAGCTGGAGATAAGGTTGAAGTGGTATATAAAAGGGAAGAAACAGAGAAAAAAGCGGTTTTATCCTTGCAGCCTTTCAAAGATGACCCGAATAGGGTTGGCATAGGCATTTCACTTGATGACAATCGAAAAGTGACAACAAAGCCGGCCATCGCCATTGATTCCGAACAAATAGGCGGTCCTTCTGCTGGATTGATGTTTTCATTGGAAATATTTAATCAATTGACAGAAGGTGATCTTACGAAAGGATACGATATAGCGGGTACAGGTACGATGGCAGATGATGGGACGGTCGGGCCGATTGGCGGGATTCAACAGAAAATAGTGGCCGCAGATAATTCTGGCGCGGAAATTTTCTTTGCACCAAACGAAAGTGGAGCAGCTGGCTCGAATTATGAAGATGCACTTATAGCAGCGAAGGATATCGGAACGGATATGAAGATTGTCCCGGTAGATAATTTTGATGATGCCCTGACTTATTTAAATAAGTTAAAAGGGAAAGGAAAATGACAAAAAGCGCAGGCAGGCTATTGAACTGACCCATCGAATTGAGACTTAGAAAAAACACTCATGCTGCCTGCTCTCCAAACTCAATTGGAGACAGGTAGTTTAATTTTGCTTGAATACGTATTTGGTTATAATAATACATGTATTGATTTACCATTTGCACTACTTTAGAATTAGATATAGATGCTCTTCTTTGAGTGTTGAATCCTTCCGACTTTAGCGAGGAGTGAAAGGATTCTATGACGGCATTATCATGGCAGTTTCCTTTTCGGGACATGCTTGTGATGATGCCTTTTTCTTTAGCTAAATTTTGAAAAACATAAGATGTATAAACAGAACCTTGATCAGTATGAATCAGTAACCCATCTTTTGGTTTTCTTTTCTCTACAGCTTCATTAAGTGTATTTTTAACCAAATCTACATCCTGAGTCTCACTCACTTTGTAGGTTACAATCTCGTTATTATAAAGGTCTATGATTGTTGATAAATACAACATTTTTGATCCATATGGTAAATAAGTGATGTCCGTTACCCATTTCTCATTAGGCTTGGCAGCTGTAAATTCTCTATTTAGGATATTTTTCACCACAATGTTACTCTCACCATTTAAATATTTTGGTCGTTTAACTTTAATTTGACACTGCACTTGATATTTCTGCATGATCTTTTGAACTGTTTTTCGATTAACTTCAATTCCATGTATTCTTTTTAGAAGAGCCTTGATTTTCCTATGACCATAATGAAAATGACTCTCTCCGCATAGGAGAACGACTACTTCTTCAAGTGGGCTCATAACGGATCTTGTATACTTTTTCTTCCACCTATAATAGGTGGCCTTAGGTACTTCTAATACTGTTAATATATCAACGATTTTGTACATGGAAGACAGTTCCTTGACTACTTGTACAACAATTTGTGGCTCCAACTCCTCTCGATCTCTTGGTACTTTTTTAAGATTTCCAACTGTGCTTTTAATTGCTTATTCTCTTGTTTTAAAGCATCTTTTTCACTTAAACCAGCAGGTCCTTTTCCATACGTATATTGTTTTCCTACAGGCTGAGAGAATCGATGGGTTTGCCCTTCATCATGCCATTTCTTCCATGTTTTAATCTGGGATACATTTTTGATTCCTAACTGTTTCATTATTGCTTTATTACTCATTCCTTGTAACTTTAATTCTACAGCTTGCCATTTTACTTCCTCGGGGTAGTGAACTCTTGTGCCCATGAAGAAAAACACCTCCAAAATCGTTTAGATAACTAATACGACTCAAGGGGTGTTTTTTCCTTGTCTCATTTTACTGGGTCACTCTACTATCTGTTTGCGCTTTTTGTTGTCATGAAATCATTTTCATTTAATGATGATGGGAGCCGCATATTCCCGTTTCATCAGGGACGCCTGATACGGCTCGGATAAGCCAAGTGCGTATACCTGTGCGGCTCGTATGTCCATTTCGATGTCCTGTTTTTGATAAGAAGACAGTTTGGAAATGAGCGGGAGCGGCAGGTCTTTCTTAACGGTGTGCAAATATTCCCTTCCCCTGCCATTCATGCCAAGGAGTCTGATATAGCTTGGCAGGTTGGTGTTTGTCATTTGTTCCTTGGAAGTATTGGTCAATATATGGATGCACATCCGTTGGAGCCGTGTCCATGTATAGCGTTTCGTTTTCAGTGCCGTCATGAACTGTGAAAAGGTGGCAGTGGCTTTAGCCATCTGCTTGATCCGATGCTCGATTCCTTCCTCGATTTCGTAAATCGCTGTCAATTCGCTTAAAGAAGAAGAGAGGATCCGGTACTTCAACAGGGGCCAATACATTTCCCAATCATGCAAGGAGCGGAAGTTGGATACATATTGCTCAAGTCCGCTGCTTGTCGGCTTGGGAACATAGCTTGAAACGGAATCCAAGCTTTCCCCCTGTTCTTGGATGGCCTTGCGTATACCAGTTGCGCTGGCAATGGAGTCGTCAGACAAATTAGTATCATGATATCCGGCAGCGACCCTTTGAATCGTATAGGGGCGGATCGAAAAACCGCTGGTAAGGGCAGCACTTACATATTCCTTTCCAAGAATGTTATTAGGCTTAGTCAAATCGAGGGCTCCATCATTCTTGATGATTGCTTGATAGGCCTTGGCGGCACTTGCAGGATAGCTATTCCCGGCATCCATTGCCAATTTAACGGCGGCATCGAATGGGGCGGATTGATCAGAAATGACTGTATGTGCGGTGATGAATGGCTCGATCCTGCCATCCTCGCTCCCGAAACAAAAAGAGTCACAGCCGAGATACTCCAAAAGGGAGATGGAGCCTCTTGCAAAGATTTCCGCCTTCTGCGTTGCAAAAGCGTAGGGAAGCTCTATGACAAGGTCGACGCCGCCTTGCAGGGCCATGGCAGCACGGGTCCATTTGCTGACTATAGCAGGTTCGCCGCGCTGTAAAAAGGGCCCGCTCATGACTGCAACCACAATATCCGCACCGGTTTTTTCTCTGCTTTTTCTTGCATGTAAAACATGTCCATTATGAAAAGGGTTATATTCGACTACTAATCCGCAAGCCTTCATTGGTTCACCTCAGAGAAAAACTTTGTATTTTTTCAACTTAGTGCTAAAATAGTATTTCAAGTAAGATTCCATAATGTTTCATCGTGATTTTTTGGTTTGAAAAGAATCTTAAACTTTGGATAATCAGTTAGGATGACTACATTATAGTGTAAAGAAAAAATATTGACAAACTTATAATTGAAAGCTATAATTATTTTTGTTGCCTTGAGGTGATTTCATTTGAAATGGACGATTAGTCAACTTCAAAAAATTCGGGACAAAGATTTACGGTTTGATGAACACGTGGATGTCGTAGACATTAGAGAAAGAGACCCGCAAATTCGCGACGTTTCTCCGATAAGAGTAGCAGGAAGAGCTGATATCAGTTCGACCGAGATTACTTTTCACTTGCATCTTTCTGGTGAATTAACATTACCTTGCTCCCGTACACTGGTAGACGTTAAATATCCGATTGATATTGATACAAAGGAAACCTTTCTATTAAAGGCAGATGGCACTGATTTCTATGGAGATGATGTCACTGTTGTAGAAGGCGATGTTGTAGACCTTATACCGGTAATTAAAGAAAATTTATTGCTAGAAATTCCGATGCAGGTTTTTTGTGAGGATGTCGATTCCAATGAAGCTGCTCCTCAATCCGGTAAAGACTGGGCTGTTATTTCTGAAGAGGAAAATGAGCATAAGGTTGATCCGCGATTTGCAAAGCTTGCCGACTTTTTTGACAACAATAAAGAATCTTGATTGGAACGGAAAATCGTTAATCCGATTTTTCCAGCTTTTTTATATTTTTTAAGGAGGTGGGAATAATGGCTGTACCTTTTAGAAGAACGTCGAAAACTGTAAAAAGAAAACGTCGTACACACTTCAAGCTTCAAGTACCTGGTATGGTAGAATGCCCAAGCTGTGGTGGAATGACTCTTTCACATCACGTTTGTAAAGAATGTGGAACATACAAAGGAAAAGAAGTTGTCGCAAAATAATTTCTTTCCCTACTTGAAAGCTTTGCTTTCTTGATGCAACACGCTAATAAAAGCGCAGAGATTTTCTCTGGGCTTTTTTTATCAGTTTGTTTGGCTGAATATTCGGAAATGTGAACCTGGAATGATGAATAGAGGAGGTGCTTCCTTGAATCGGACGATTAAGGTTGAAAAGAGTGTACGTGGTTTCATGAAGGTCATATTTAATAGACCGGAGAAAAGGAATGCCGTGAACTATCAACTGATGGACGAACTTCAATCAATACTGGCGGAAGCGGCCTGTGATGATGAGATTAAATTGCTTGTCCTGACGGGGGCGGGTACCGACGCCTTCTGCTCAGGAGGGGATTTGGGTGAGTTTCAAGATTTATATACAGAAGAAGAGGCCTTTACTATGTTATCGAAAATGGGTGAGGTTCTGTATGCACTTGCAGTTTTCCCAAAACCGACAATGGCTTTCATTAATGGCAGCGCTGTTGGCGGGGGTTGCGAAATAGCTACTGCCTGTGATTTCCGGTTAGCGAAAAGCGGCGTCAGGGTAGGTTTTGTGCAAGGTACGCTAGGAATCACCACAGGCTGGGGCGGCGCTTCACTTTTACTTGAAAAAATACCAGGTCAAAATGCGGTAAAGCTATTGATGGGTGCAAACATACATACAGCGGAAGAAGCCAAAGGACTCGGTTTCGTAGATAAGATAGCCGAGAGCTGGGAAGGTTTCGCGGAAGATCTTCTTCGCCATGAGACAAGGGTATTGATGGCTTATAAAAAATTGTTGATCAATAAATGGGAGGCAGGCGGTCTTAAAGGAAGAATGGAGGCTGAAATCCGTGAATGTGCTAAACTTTGGGCAAGTGATGCACATCATGCCGCGGTCAGCCGTTTTTTAAACAAGAAAAAATAAAAATACCGCTTCTATATTTCTTCTATCTTTCCTAGCATGTGCATATTATGAATTAAAACTTGCTAAGGAGGTAGAGAGATGACAATTGCGAGACAAGATGCATGGACCCATGATGAGGATTTGTTGTTGGCTGAAGTGGTGTTAAGGCATATAAGAGAAGGCAGTACTCAACTAAAGGCGTTTGAAGAAGTGGGGAAGCAGTTATCAAGAACATCGGCGGCCTGTGGGTTTCGATGGAATTCTTTTGTAAGGAAGCAATATAAATCAGGAATCGAGCTGGCAAAGAAACAAAGGAAGGAACAGGTCGTCCTTGAGCCGAATGCGGAACCTAATCCTGTTGCGGAAGTGGAACATCATAAGATCGAGCAAGAGGCTCCCCGGGAAGAGGAACAAGATTCTATTACGCTTCAGAAGGTTATATTATATTTAACCAAGATGGATGAGTTCTTCCAGGATGATAACGAGGAGAAGGAACGGATTTCCGAGCACTCCCTATTTCTTGAACAGGATAATTGCCGTTTGCAGGAAGAGAATACCCTGTTGAGAGAAAACTTGAAAGCTGTCGAGGAAGATTACCGTGCGCTTATGCAAATCATGGAGCGAGCCAGGAAGCTTAGTGTACAAGAAGACGAAAAAACGAACCCGAAAGTTAGTTTCCAAATGGATAAGAACGGTAATCTGGAAAGGGTCAATAAATAAAAAAGGCGGGTGGAAGAATCCGCCCGCGTTTTCGTTATTCTTCCGTATCTGTTTCAGTTGTTGCTTGTTTATCGAATGGACTCCAAATCAGCGGGTTTTCCCCAAAGTCGCGTTCCATATCATAGGAAACTGCAGAAAAGC
This genomic stretch from Peribacillus muralis harbors:
- a CDS encoding YlbG family protein, which translates into the protein MLGARQGIIVYLHTLKQAKMLRKFGNIHYVSKKLKYVVLYTNMNEVEPLVEKLNNYSFVKKVDLSYKPFLKMEFENSKPDKAKEYDYKMGI
- a CDS encoding DUF7147 family protein, with the translated sequence MIQRFIELGQGLSDIYELLEVGRNQKHRVIRLLALHTTINDKKVTSIAIVMQPTDPGKFQPLYICREGIPNPHITKNKRYETFENLAEELDKPIIEIDVKPSVLFAETELYYQHLIGILRMNRYLPPLG
- the rsmD gene encoding 16S rRNA (guanine(966)-N(2))-methyltransferase RsmD, translating into MRVVSGTCKGRPLKAVPGTGTRPTTDKVKESIFNMIGPYFEGGLVLDLFAGSGGLGIEALSRGMDKAIFVDRDYKANQTVKTNLELCKFSDRAEVYKNDSERALKALVKREMAFELIFLDPPYKKQKLMEIVEEIHKHRLLSDNGYIVCEHGHDVTLPESVGSFTVRRKEVYGVIAVTIYQWGNVHEQGEL
- the coaD gene encoding pantetheine-phosphate adenylyltransferase translates to MSKIAICPGSFDPITFGHLDIIQRGANVFDEVYVVIVNNSAKNSLFSVEERLELITEATKHMPNVKVDFYQGLTVDYAESVSANAIIRGLRATSDFEYEMQGTSMNRFLNSRIESFFIMTKNQYSFLSSSIVKEVAKYGGDISELVPPVVQEALSKKYAQQKG
- the ylbJ gene encoding sporulation integral membrane protein YlbJ, with protein sequence MLKSKSKTILLATSVTMMAVGLIIFPQESFEASTGGLNMWWKIVFPSLLPFLIFSELLISFGVVKFIGVLLEPFMRPLFRVPGVGGFVWAMGLASGFPAGAKFTVRLRQEGQLTRIEAERLVCFTNSSNPLFLFVAVAVGFFHNPHLGIILALSHYLGNFCVGIIMRFYRRKEEKSHTKAMPKLPSIRQAFSQMHRTRIKETRPFGSLLGDAVLSSIQTLLMIGGFIILFSVVNKLLFHMNITGLLASWVGGVLHIYNFPDSLSLPFISGMFEMTLGSKLTSAVENASLFQQTVMTSFILAFNGFSIQAQVASIIASTDIRFLPFFFARIAHGFLASMITVLLWVPFYKGNKGSGSTVQAFPVSGTGEQAGSLYQYMIDFGPLLTLMFLILYIIIFTKRIFKGLP
- a CDS encoding patatin-like phospholipase family protein; this encodes MSEPKVGLALGSGGARGFAHIGVIKVLQQEGIPIDMIAGSSMGAMVAAFYGAGSDIERLYKLSRAFKRKYYLDFTIPKMGFISGKRTKELIRVFTYGKNFEELDIPVAVVATDIKTGDKVIFQEGPIAPAVRASISIPGIFIPEKIGKRLLVDGGVVDRVPVSVVKEMGADIIIGVDVAHVKQDMEINSIYDVIMQSLDILQMELVKSREFASDIMIRPRVEKYSSKSFTNVQEIISIGEEAARGKIDQIKQSIATWKESFEDEP
- a CDS encoding SepM family pheromone-processing serine protease, which translates into the protein MNRKMYVRTFLVVAILLIASALYSLPFYVSKPGMAKELEPIIEVSGGDEAKGSFMLTTVRMGRANIYSYLLAKWSKYQELYPENAIRSADETDEEYNIRQLHLMDGSKNNAIKIAYEKAGKEVDYEYLGVYVLDVLEGMPAAKELKAGDQIIQVDDVKFRSAQEFMGYINGKKAGDKVEVVYKREETEKKAVLSLQPFKDDPNRVGIGISLDDNRKVTTKPAIAIDSEQIGGPSAGLMFSLEIFNQLTEGDLTKGYDIAGTGTMADDGTVGPIGGIQQKIVAADNSGAEIFFAPNESGAAGSNYEDALIAAKDIGTDMKIVPVDNFDDALTYLNKLKGKGK
- a CDS encoding IS3 family transposase (programmed frameshift), coding for MGTRVHYPEEVKWQAVELKLQGMSNKAIMKQLGIKNVSQIKTWKKWHDEGQTHRFSQPVGKQYTYGKGPAGLSEKDALKQENKQLKAQLEILKKVPRDREELEPQIVVQVVKELSSMYKIVDILTVLEVPKATYYRWKKKYTRSVMSPLEEVVVLLCGESHFHYGHRKIKALLKRIHGIEVNRKTVQKIMQKYQVQCQIKVKRPKYLNGESNIVVKNILNREFTAAKPNEKWVTDITYLPYGSKMLYLSTIIDLYNNEIVTYKVSETQDVDLVKNTLNEAVEKRKPKDGLLIHTDQGSVYTSYVFQNLAKEKGIITSMSRKGNCHDNAVIESFHSSLKSEGFNTQRRASISNSKVVQMVNQYMYYYNQIRIQAKLNYLSPIEFGEQAA
- a CDS encoding nucleotidyltransferase gives rise to the protein MKACGLVVEYNPFHNGHVLHARKSREKTGADIVVAVMSGPFLQRGEPAIVSKWTRAAMALQGGVDLVIELPYAFATQKAEIFARGSISLLEYLGCDSFCFGSEDGRIEPFITAHTVISDQSAPFDAAVKLAMDAGNSYPASAAKAYQAIIKNDGALDLTKPNNILGKEYVSAALTSGFSIRPYTIQRVAAGYHDTNLSDDSIASATGIRKAIQEQGESLDSVSSYVPKPTSSGLEQYVSNFRSLHDWEMYWPLLKYRILSSSLSELTAIYEIEEGIEHRIKQMAKATATFSQFMTALKTKRYTWTRLQRMCIHILTNTSKEQMTNTNLPSYIRLLGMNGRGREYLHTVKKDLPLPLISKLSSYQKQDIEMDIRAAQVYALGLSEPYQASLMKREYAAPIIIK
- a CDS encoding YceD family protein is translated as MKWTISQLQKIRDKDLRFDEHVDVVDIRERDPQIRDVSPIRVAGRADISSTEITFHLHLSGELTLPCSRTLVDVKYPIDIDTKETFLLKADGTDFYGDDVTVVEGDVVDLIPVIKENLLLEIPMQVFCEDVDSNEAAPQSGKDWAVISEEENEHKVDPRFAKLADFFDNNKES
- the rpmF gene encoding 50S ribosomal protein L32, coding for MAVPFRRTSKTVKRKRRTHFKLQVPGMVECPSCGGMTLSHHVCKECGTYKGKEVVAK
- a CDS encoding enoyl-CoA hydratase/isomerase family protein — protein: MNRTIKVEKSVRGFMKVIFNRPEKRNAVNYQLMDELQSILAEAACDDEIKLLVLTGAGTDAFCSGGDLGEFQDLYTEEEAFTMLSKMGEVLYALAVFPKPTMAFINGSAVGGGCEIATACDFRLAKSGVRVGFVQGTLGITTGWGGASLLLEKIPGQNAVKLLMGANIHTAEEAKGLGFVDKIAESWEGFAEDLLRHETRVLMAYKKLLINKWEAGGLKGRMEAEIRECAKLWASDAHHAAVSRFLNKKK
- a CDS encoding RsfA family transcriptional regulator, translated to MTIARQDAWTHDEDLLLAEVVLRHIREGSTQLKAFEEVGKQLSRTSAACGFRWNSFVRKQYKSGIELAKKQRKEQVVLEPNAEPNPVAEVEHHKIEQEAPREEEQDSITLQKVILYLTKMDEFFQDDNEEKERISEHSLFLEQDNCRLQEENTLLRENLKAVEEDYRALMQIMERARKLSVQEDEKTNPKVSFQMDKNGNLERVNK